One Terriglobia bacterium genomic window, TGCCGACGCCCACAAGGTGCGGAGAATGATCCCGTACTAGCCACTAGCTGCTATCAGCTAGCAACTAGCTTTCGGGACAGAACCCGGCCCGCCTGTGATGAACGGTGCAGAGGCCGAGTCTGAAACCAGCGAGTGATCAGGGATTCCAGCATCCTTCCCTGTAGCCGCTACAACCCGCCGGGAAAACCGGCCATGGAAAAAAGGAGCAACTATGCCTCGCGTAAAACGCGGCACAAAACGCCGCCAGCGCCGCAAGAAGATACTGGAGCGCGCCAGTGGTTATTTCCTCACAAAATCAAAACTCTACCGTTCCGCCAAAGAGTCGGTTGAGCGCGGACTGAAGTTCGCCTACACCGGACGCAAGCAGAAGAAGCGCCAGTACCGGGCCATCTGGATCGTGCGCATTGGCGCCGCCGCCAAGGCCAACGGCATCAGCTACAACATGTTCATCAGCGGCCTGAAGAAAGCCGGCGTGGAACTGGACCGCAAAGTCCTGGCGGACATCGCGGTGAATGATCCGGGATCGTTTAGCGTTCTGGTGGAGACGGCCAAGAAAGCCAACACGAAAGCAGCGTAGCCGGGCACTCAGCAATCAGCACTCAGCAATCAGGAAAAGCAAGAACCACAAAGGGCACGAAGTCTCACGAAGGAGTTGTTCGGCATGCAGCCTTTGTGTTCCTTCGTGTCCTTTGTGGTTAGAAGAAGTTGGGCACAGGCAAGAGTGCCTGTGCCACACGATCCAACATGGCGACTTACAGCGTTCCAAAACTCGAGGATTATTCAGCGGCGTCACTGGACAGCGCCGTCCGCGACCTGCTGGCCGCCCTTCGCCAGGAAGCGGAATCCATCGCCAGCGAGAACGACTACAAGAATTTTCGCGACCGCTGGATGGCCCGCAAGAACGGCGTCCTTACCCAGATCAACGATCTTTGGCTGAAAGCCGCTCCGGGTCCGGCGAAACGCGACGTCGGCGCGCGGGTCAATCAGCTCAAGACTGAAGTCGAGCAGACGGTGGACGCGGCGCAGACGCGCATCTCCGGCTCGGCCTCCGCGACGCGTTTGGACGCCGAACGCGTTGACGTCACTCTCCCCGGCATTCGTCGCCCGCTGGGCGCTGAGCACCCCATGCTGGCGACGATGAACGAAGTCGTGAACGTCTTCCGCGCCATGGGCTACTCCGTAGCGGACGGTCCGGAGATCGAGACCGATTACTTCAATTTTGAAGCGCTGAATTTTCCCCCGAACCATCCGGCGCGCGATACGCAGGACACATTGTTCGTCGCCGGGCAGGAGAAGAAGGCGCAGCGCGACCGCCTGCTGCTGCGCACGCACACCTCGCCGGTGCAAATTCGCTCCATGATGGCCACGCCGCCGCCGATCCGCGTGGTGATTCCCGGCAAGGTCCACCGCGCGGACACCGCGGACGCCACCCACTCGCCCATTTTTCACCAGGTGGAGGGCCTGGCCGTGGACACCAACATCACCTTCTGCGACCTGAAGGGCACGCTGGACCACGCCATGAAATCGCTGTTCGGGTCGAACGTAAAGACGCGGTTCTTCCCCTCGTTCTTCCCTTTCACCGAGCCGAGCGCCGACGTGTCCATCACCTGCTTCAAATGCGGCGGCAAAGGCTGCCGCCTGTGCAAGATGAGCGGCTGGATTGAGCTGCTGGGCTGCGGCATGGTGGACCCCAACGTCTTCAAGTTCGTGGAGAGCAACGGTTACGACGCGCAGAAGATCTCGGGCTTCGCCTTCGGCATGGGCGTGGAGCGCATCACCATGCTCAAGTACGGGATTGATGATATTCAGCTGTTCTATCAGGGTGATGTGAGGTTCCTGGAGCAGTTTGCGTGAAGTAGCATTCAGCAGTCAGCACTCAGCATTCAGCCCCGAAGCAGCAATTTGCAATGGCAAGTAAGAGAACACCTTGGAAACACAGAGGAACGGAGGAAGCGGAGGAATTGTTAAGCCTGCGTAAACCAACAATGATTTTCTCCGTGTCTCCGTGCCTCCGTGGTGAGAACTAATGCGTATCGATCCCAAATGGCTGCGCGAATTCGTCGACCTTAAAGTCACCGAAACCCAACTCGCCGACGATCTCACCCTAGCCGGCGTGGCGGTGGAGTCCGTCAAGCAGATCGACGGGAAAATGTTCTTCGAGATGGAGATCGGCACCAATCGTCCCGACGCCATGTGCCACTACGGCGTGGCGCGCGAGTGCTCGGCCATCTATGACCTTGACCTGAAGCCCATCGCGCCCAAGCTCCCAAAAGCCAAGCCCGCGGCCAAGCCGTTCCCGATTGAAATCCAGGACGCCGAAGGCTGCAAGCGCTACACCGCGCGCGTGATTCGCAACGTGAAGATCGCTCCTTCGCCGGAGAAGATCCTCGATCGCCTGAAGATTGACGACCACGGCGGCATCAGCAATGCCGTGGACGCCAGCAACTACACGCTGATGGAGATCGGCCATCCCACGCACGCCTTTGACCTGGACAAGCTGGAAGGCGGCAAGATCATCGTGCGCCGCGCGCGCCACGGCGAATCGCTGAAGACATTGGACGGCGTGGACCGCAAGCTCGAGCCGGAAGACCTGGTCATCGCCGACGCGGTGCGGCCGGTCGCGCTGGCCGGCGTGATGGGCGGACTGGATTCGGCGATATCGGCCACCACGAAAAATATTCTGATCGAATCCGCGTGGTTTGATCCGGCCACCGTCCGCAAAACAGCGCGGCGGCTGGGCATGCACACGGACGCGTCGCACATTTTCGAACGCGGCGCGGACTGGAGTGCCACGTTGCTGGCATGCGATCGCGTAGCCGAGTTGATTCTGGCAACCGCCGGCGGCGAACTCGAAGGCGACGCGGTGGACGCCGTTGCCGGACACATTGTCCGCCATTCACTGTGGCTACGCCACAGCGAAGTACTGCGCCACCTGGGCAAGGACATTCCGACCGATGACATTCGCCGCATGTTCAAGCGGCTGGGATTCGCTCCCTTGAAGAGTCTTGCCGAAGGCGTTTTCAAAGGCGCGGCGTTCCAAACCAAGACCGCCGAGCAAGTGGAGAAGATGCGCGAAGAAGCCAAGGCCGTGGCCGCCAAACTCGGGGTGAAGCTGCCGGAATGGAATTTGAATTTCGAGAAAGACCTGGGTGTTGAATTGCCCACCTGGCGTCTGGATATTGAGCGTGAGATTGATCTGATCGAAGAGATCGCGCGCATTCACGGATACAACAAGTTCGCCAACACGTTGCCTTCGTTCTCCGGCGGCGTGGTGGAGTTACCGCATGCGGCCAAAGAAGCGCGCCTGCGTTCCGAGTTGCTGGCTCTGGGCTACAACGAAGCCGTCTCGCCCACGTTCATTTCGCCGGAGGAAGCGCATGCGTTCGCCCAAGCGACCCCGGTGATGCTGGCCAATCCGCTGAGCGAAGAGCAATCCGCCATGCGGACGTCGCTGGTCCCCGGGATGCTGGCGATGCTGGCATGGAACCTGAATCGCGGGGCGGAGGACGTTCGCCTGTTTGAAACAGGCAATGTGTTCGAACTCAAGGGTGAACGCGCCAACGAAAAAAAGATGATCTGCCTGGGCGCTACCGGCCATGCGCTGGAATCCAGCGTGCACGGCGCGGGCCGGCCGTACTCGTTCTTTGACCTCAAGGGCGACGTGGAAGCCCTGCTGCATTCGTTTGAGATTAGCGCGCTGGCGTTCACGCCGGGCGCGGGAGCTTACTACCATCCGGGGCGTTGCGCCACGGTAACTGCCGACGGCCAGAAAGTAGCCACGCTGGGACAGCTTCACCAGGATGTGGCCGCGGCGCGCAAGCTGAAGCAGGAAATCTACATCGCGGAAATCCATCTGGACGCGCTGTTTGCGCTGGGGCTGCGCGTGGCCCGTTACCAGCCACTCTCAAAATTCCCCGCCGTGGACCGCGATTTCTCTTTCGTCTTTGCCGACGCGATGAGCTTTGAGCAGATTCAGTCCGCCGCGCACGCGCTCAATATCGCGGAGATGCAGAGTTTCATGCCGGCGGAAATTTTTCGCGGAGGCGCCGTGCCGCACGGGAAATACTCCGTCCTGCTGCGGGCGCAGTTCCAGTCGGCGGAGCGCACGCTCAAGGACGACGAAGTGGCGCAATGGTCGGCGCAGATTATCAGGGCGCTGGAAGCCATCGGGGGAAGCCTGCGGAGTTAACGTATGCGTTGGTTGTCTGCGGTTCGCAAGTCGGGCAAGAACCAGGAGACTGTGAGTCCGCGCGTGCAGCCCGTCCTGCAGACGGAGCGGCTGGTGATACGGCCGTTTGTCGCCGCCGATGCGGCGCGCCTCGCTGAACTCGCCGGCACACGCCGCGTGGCTGACACCACGGTGTCCATTCCGCATCCTTACAGCCCGGAACAGGCGCTGGATGACATTCACAAATACAACGAGGAGTTTCAGCTCGGCTCCGGCGCATACTTTGCTATCGCGCTGCGGGAAGCTCCGCAGGACCTGATTGGCGGCGCGCTCATCAAGTCCATTGAGCGTCCGCACGAGCAGGGAGAACTGGGATACTGGATTGACGAAGCCCACAGCGGACTGGGCTACGTGACCGAAGCCGGCCATGCCATGCTGGACTACGCGTTCAACCTGGAAGGCCTGCACCGCGTGTGCGCCTACCACATGGTGCGCAATGCTGCATCCGGCAACGTGCTGGCCCGCCTGGGCATGAGGCAGGAAGGCCGCTTGCGCCACATGGTAAAGAAGTGGGGCGAATATGAAGACGTGCTGCTGTGGGCGATTTTGCGGGAAGAGTTCAAAGGCTAAGGATGTGCGAGAGCCGAAAGAGGTGACGTGCAAATGGAATACCTGATCGGCTTGATACTGGGGTTCGCGACTGTGGCCTTCGCCGCCTCGGTTGGCCTTGATCGGGACCGCGCTTTCTATCCAACCGTGGCCATCGTAGTCGCCTCATATTATGCATTGTTTGCTGTGATGGGAGCTTCCGGGCGGACACTCATCCTTGAAGTCCTTGCGGCCAGCGTGTTCCTTCTCCTTGCGGTTCTAGGCTTCAAAACGAATCCCTGGTTCGTGGCCGCTGCCATTGCCGGACACGGCGTTTTTGACTTCGTGCATCACTTGCTCATCGAAAATCCTGGAGTGCCGCGCTGGTGGCCCGGTTTCTGTTTGACGATTGATGTGACCATCGGCGGATGGGTGGCCCTGCGCCTGATGAGGCGGCCTGGCGTTCTGCCGACGCCGGACGCGCGCAAATAAGGCGACGTTTGGTTCCAACTTCGCTTGAAATTCTTCTGGTTCCCTCTTACCCTACTGCGCATGTTTCTTGGACACTTTGGACTCGCGCTCGCCGCGAAAACGGTTGCTCCGAAGACTTCTTTCGGCACGGCGCTGCTGGCCACCGAATTCGCCGACGTCCTCTGGCCCGCGTTTCTGCTCCTGGGATGGGAGCGGGTGGCCATCGCCCCAGGCATCACCAAGATGACGCCGCTCGACTTTATCTCTTACCCCTGGTCGCACAGCTTGCTCATGGATTTGATATGGGCCGCCGGGTTAGCCGCGGCGTACTTCATCGCCCGGCGCTACCAGGCAGGAACGTGGGTGGTGTTCGCCGGCGTGCTGAGCCACTGGGCGCTGGACTGGGCATCGCACCGTCCGGACATGCCGCTGACGCCGTGGTCGCCACAAAAGTACGGCCTGGGATTGTGGAATTCGGTGGCCGGGACAGTCGTGGTGGAGTTGGCGATGTTCTTCGGCGGGTTGGCGATTTATCTGGGTTGCACCAAATCCAAAGATCGCACCGGACAATTTGCCTTGTGGAGTTTTGTTGCGCTGCTGCTGGTAATCTGGGTGGGCGCAACGTTCGGTCCGCCGCCACCGAACCTGAACGCCATCAAGTTCAGCGGCGTGGCCCTGTGGCTGACGATTCCCTGGGCGTACTGGATTGATAGGAAGAGAGAAAGCAAACCTTGAAACACAGAGAGGAATTTGTTAAATGAGTAACTTGGTAATTTGGTAATTTTCATTTCGGCCGCAGCTTTCTGCTAACTTCTCGATTACGAAATTCCCGATTCGTTTCCCTCCGCTTCCTCCGCTCCTCCGCGTTTCAAAGGTCTTCGTTCGCAGCCGCGTGCTGCCGCCATCCTAGCTAGAGTCCGTTGGAAAAGCCCGTCGCCTTTGGTTACAATCCCTGCCATGCTCTCGCGTCGCTCTTTTTTCAAAGCGGCAGGTGTGTCTGCCGCGGTCGCTGCCACCACCAACTTTCCCGCCGGCATGCTCACCTGGGCGGAACCGGCGCGCGAGCCGCAGCCGGGCGGTCCCATCCTGCTGAACAGCAATGAGAACGCCTACGGGCCGCTGCCGGACGTGCTGACTTTGCCGAATCCGTTTCGCGACGCCAACCGCTATCCGGACTCGAGCGCCGATGCGCTGGTGGCCAAGCTGGCCAAGATGCACAAAGTCAAGCCGGAGCAGATCGTGCTGGGTTGCGGCTCCACGGAGATCCTCAAGCTGGCGGCGGCCGCCTTCACCGGCCCGGGCAGAAAGCTGATCACCGCCAACCCCACGTTTGAAGCGCTGTGGTCGTATGCCCAGGTAACGAAGGCGGAAGTCGCCAAGGTGGACCTGACCACTACGTTCGCGCACCATCTTGCGGCCATGGCCGAGGAAGCGGCGAAGAATGGCGGCCTGGTCTACATATGCAATCCCAACAATCCCACGGCCAGCCTCACGCCGCGGCGCGGCCTGGAAAACTTTATTCGCGAGCTGCCCAAGAACGTTTACGTGCTTATGGATGAGGCTTATCACGATTTTGTCACGGTGTCCGGGGACTACATTTCTTTCATCGACACGCCCATGGACGACGACCGCGTGATTGTGGCCCGCACTTTCTCCAAGATATACGGCATGGCGGGGTTGCGCATGGGTTACGCCGTGGCCACGCCCAAGACAGCCAAGCTGCTGGCAGAGCAAAAACAGCAGGACAGCGTCAACATTTTTGCTCTGCGCTGCGCGCTGAAGTCGCTGGAGAGTGAAGACGATCATCAGATGGCGGTGATGCGCAACGCCAATGACCGCCAGGAATTCATGCTCCAGGCGGCCAAACGCAAGCTGCACGTGATCCCCTCATGGTGCAACTTTGTGATGATGAACACCCAGCGGCCGGTGAAGACGGTGATTGATCACTTTGTGAAGAACAACATCCGCATTGGACGCCCCTTCCCACCGATGGATACGTTCGCCCGCATCTCGCTGGGGACGCCGGAGCAGATGAAGGCCTTCTGGGCGGCCTGGGACAGGTTGCCGAAGGCCTAATTTTCTGTCGCTGCGCTCCAAACCGCTGGCGAGTCTGGCTGCGTGGCTGCTTCCTTCTGCACCTGTTGCAGGCAGCTCGGCGCGCGAGCCGGCCTCGCTGCCAAGTCCTAAAATTAGTCGCTGCGCTTCAAACCGCCGGCGGGTCTGGCTGCGTGGCTGCTTCCTTCTGCACCTGATGCAGGCAGCTCGGCGCGCGAGCCGGCCTCGCTGCTAAGCTTCAGATCCGTTTTCTCAGTTGCGACAAGTGCCGGATGAGGAAGCGGATCAGCAGAGTGGTGCCGAAGGTCGTCAGGTAACCTAACAAAATTGTGATCGGGATGAAGTAGGGTGCGAAGACTTCATGGCCATGCTGCACTGGGAATTGCGCCAGGTTGAAGCCAAAGTCGCCAACGTAGAAACCGACGTTCTGGGGAAAGAACGGCTTAAGCAAAGCGCAGATGTAGAAGCTTGCAGAAAGCAAATATCCGATCACCGCGACGACGAACACCAGATAGCCCTGAACGCCGGCCACCGTCCAGCGCAGCGTGGTGCGCAAAACCTTAAACGGAGAAAGACTCCAGGAGGAACTGCGCAGGATCATCTCCATGCGGTAATGGCGGGCGATCTCGTCGGGCGTGCCCAGCGCCTGGAGCACGTTGCGGCAATCGTCCTGCGTGGGAGTGGCCACCTGCTCCAGCCGATCCAGCACATGGGCGCGCAACTCGCGCAGAAAATCCTGGCGGCGGGCGTCAGGCAGGTCAGAAAGCTTGGCGTTGAGCTGGGCGAAATAAGTGTCCATCATGGGAATGCAGGTCGTCAGGTTCATGAGCGTCCTCCCTTGTCATCCTTTCCGTCGAGCACCGGTTGCAGGAGCTGGTTGAGGCTGGCGGCAAAGCCGTTCCAGAAGTGGGCCATGGAAACGATCTTTTGGCGTCCGGCGGCGGTCAGCCAGTAGTATTTGCGGGGATGGCCGGCATCGGCCTCAACCCACTCAGATTGAAGGAGACCGTCTTCTTTCAGGCGGCTCAGGATCGGGTAGACCGTCCCTTCAGCCACCACCAGTCGCGAGTTCTGCTCCAGCACCCGAAGGATTTCAAGTCCATAAAGTCTTTGGTTCCATAAGCTTGCCAGGATTGCTAAGTCCAGGCAGCCTTTGCGAAGCTGGGCTTCCCACTTTTCCGTGGGCTCGGATTTCGACGTTTTGCTAAGCAAAGACATATACTATGTATTGCTATGTATAGTGCAAGACATAGATTCGTGTCAAGAGGTTTTTGGGGAAATACTCTTTGGTGTGAATAAGCCGCGCAACCATCCGACCGACCGAACGTCGACCGGGCAACCAGCGAGGCAGCAACGGCGAAGGCTCATTTCCACAAGACAGTGCGTTATACTGCGCAGGCGCCGCTCGACACACATCTCAAGATTGACAGAGGGTTTATGTCGGCAAAACCGGCCCACAGCCTGGAACCATTGACGGGAAAGCCAGCCACCGATGACTTCCCCGCGCTGGAAGAAAAAATCTATAAAGCCATTGAACTGCTGAAGGCGGCGCGCGCCAGCCAGGCCGCGGCGGAACGCGACGCCAGCCGCCTGCGCGAGCAACTGGAGCAGCGCGAAGAAGACCTGGAGACGCTGCGCTCAGAAGTGGTGTCACTGCGCAAGGACCGCGAAGAAGTCCGCGGGCGCGTGGAGAAGATGCTCAAACAGATTGACGCGCTGGTGGCGCAAAGCTGAAGCCCCACCTCATCGCGCACGCGATGACGGCAACGCAGAATCTCACACTGGAAGCCCACCGCGTAGGCGAATCGCCGGAATCGCGTTGCTCGGACACGAGCCGCAAATCGAAGAGACGCATCTCTAAAAAATCCGCTAAATCCGCTACTTGCAGCAGCCATTGCAGGCATGAAGAGCGTCCCCAGAAGTTCGCGGCTCGCGCCGATGAATGAAAGTCAGTGTGCAACTACCCCCACCTCCGCTATTTCTTCCGGCTGGGATCGTCCTGAGGGTTTACGTAATTGAACTGGACAGGGGACATGCCGTGGATCTGGACCACGACCTCACCGCTGGCCTTGGCGAAGTGGTGCATGTCCGGATCGAGAAAAGCAAAGCTGCCGGCGGGGAAGGTCATCATGCTGCCTTCGTCAAAACTGTCTCCCATGCCAACTTTGAAGGTCCCGGAGATCACGGTCACGTTCTCGCGCTTGGGATGCCAGTGCGGGGCGATCTTGTATCCGTCTGGCATTTTCAGGCGGACGGTGTAATCACCCGTGGAAGCCATGGGGTCGCCTTCCAGCACGGTGAGTTGCGCGCCCGGAGGCACGAAGGCCGGCGCCGGGCCATATTGCATCGCGTCAGGACTGTAGGCGTGCTTGCTCTCGGAAGCTGCTTTTGCGGTCATCGTCATCTGCCGGCCCAGGAGACAGATCAATCCCAGAAGAGCCAGGGTCAGGTAAAAACTGCGTTTCATGTTTGTTCCTCCTTGATTTCGCGTGCGATCAGTGAGGCCATCATCAGGCGCGGAGTGCGATGATTCAATGAAGCCCAAATAACTTTTATGTATTTTCCATATATCGTTCCAAGTTACTGATAATTATGGCATTATGATCAATCGGGGGCACAATGCCGCATTCCAAAACCGCAATTGGCGAGGTTGAACTCGACCTGGGCCGCTACGAACTTCGCCGCCTGGGCCGCCGGGTGAAACTCGAAAAGAAGCCCATGGAGCTGCTGATCTTTCTGGTGGGCCGGCGCGAGCGGCTGGTTTCACGCCAGGACATTGTCGCCAAGCTATGGCAGTCCGACCTGTTTGTTGACACCGAGCGCAACATCAACAACATCGTGCGGAAGATCCGCAGGGCGCTGGGCGACGATCCGGCCAAGCCGCGCTTCCTGGAAACGGTTGTAGGCAAAGGCTACCGGTTCATCGGGCCTATACGTGTGATTGACGCCCATTACCCGCAGACTGATCTGCCCGGTGGCAAGCGCGGTGCCGCGTCGGCGGCGGAGCATACCGTCTGGGCGGCAGACCGCCTGTCCCTGGCCGTGCTGCCGCTGCGTCTTGCCGGCAACAGCACGGACGACAGCGGGCTTAGCCTGGGTTTTACAGACGCGTTGGTTACGCGGCTGGGAAATCTGCCGGGCGTTGATGTTCTCCCCATCTCCGCGGTCCTGAATGTCCCGGCCACGGCGGCGCCCGCGGAGGTTGCGGCGCGGTTCGGGGTCCGCTTTGTGGTCCACGGCGCGCTGCAAATCGCCAAGACGCAATCCCGTCTTTGGGTGGAAATGTACGACGCGCATTTGCAAAGCACATGCCTCACGCGGCGCTGCGAACTTGACGTCAATTCCCTGTTCGAACTCAAGGACGACATCGCGGCACGAATCGCCGGCGCATTGAACCGTCCGCTGGGCGAGTCCGCGGTGCAGATTCGCGCCCGTTACAGCAAAGACCCGCTGGCTTATACCCAGTTCATGCAGGGCTACCGGCACAGCTCTTCGGGCGATCCCCGGCTTCTGGAAGAGGCCACCGAGCATTTGATGAACGCGGTGGCTCGCGATCCGGGCTTTGCCCTGGCCCACGCGGTCCTGTCTTTGGTATGCGCGGCGCGCCATTTCGAGTTTGATCCCAGCCGGACCTGGCTGGAGAAGGCTGAATTTCACTGCGAACGCTCCCTGGAACTCGATTCCAATCTGCCCGAAGGACACGTGGCCAAGGCTTTTCTGCTCTGGGGGCCATCGAAAAACTTCCAGCACCTGGAAGCCATTGCCGAACTGAAGCGCGCTCTGGCCTTGCAGAAGAATTTGCCTCACGCTTACAACCGCATGGGGACCATCCTTGCCCATATCGGGCTGCTGGACCAGGCCCGCACCATGTACGAGATGGGCAGCGCTTTTGATCCGCGAAAAGCCGTCAGCCACAGCATCGTGCAGGCATACATTTGGAACGGCGACTACGAGTTGGCGCGGGAAGAGCTGCACAAATGGCGGACGGAGAATCCTGCCAACAAATACGCTGTTTATTTTGCCCCTTATCTGGCGATGTTGAACAACCAATGGGAAGAGGCGAAGAGCTTGTTTGACGAAGCAATGGCCCTAATGGGGGAAGATCCACTGATCGTCAGCCTGCAAGGTGTGATGCACGCGATGCAGGGCAGATCAGAAGAGGCCCTGGCGTGTATGAGCCGGGCGTGTGCGAACCCAAAATCTTTTGGACACGCCCACCACACCCACTACCAGATCGCCTGCATTCTTTCCCTGCTTGGCCGGCCGGAGGCGGCGCTGGAATGGCTGGAACGCAGTGTTGATACCGGATTCGCATGTTGGCCGTTCTTTCTCAAAGACCCTTGTCTGAAAAACTTTCGCAGCCTTCCGCAGTTTGAGCTTCTGGTGAGTTCACTGCAGGGCAAGTATCCCGATCACTTGGGGTTGCTGTAGCTCGTCGCGTGCGTTCCAAGGGGACGCACGTGCTTGGTTTTTGCGCGTCGCGTTGGGCCGCAGGCGGATGGCCGGCGAGCAAATAAATTCGTCCTGCCAGCAACTTTTCCCTTGACCTCACTCCGCAGAGAACGATAATCAATCTTGTAAGTTTTTGTTGAGGTGAAGCGTGGCATCACAAGCGAATTCAGCCCTACCGCCGGTAAAGGTGGAGATTTACGACCAGGTGTACAGCCTGCGCGGCGTGGACGCGGAATACGTCACGCGCCTGGCGGAGTTTGTGGACGCCAAGATGCGCAGCGTCGCCGACCAGACCTCTACCATTGATTCTCTGCGGTTGGCCGTGCTGGCGGCGCTGAATATCGCCGACGAGTACCATA contains:
- the pheS gene encoding phenylalanine--tRNA ligase subunit alpha yields the protein MATYSVPKLEDYSAASLDSAVRDLLAALRQEAESIASENDYKNFRDRWMARKNGVLTQINDLWLKAAPGPAKRDVGARVNQLKTEVEQTVDAAQTRISGSASATRLDAERVDVTLPGIRRPLGAEHPMLATMNEVVNVFRAMGYSVADGPEIETDYFNFEALNFPPNHPARDTQDTLFVAGQEKKAQRDRLLLRTHTSPVQIRSMMATPPPIRVVIPGKVHRADTADATHSPIFHQVEGLAVDTNITFCDLKGTLDHAMKSLFGSNVKTRFFPSFFPFTEPSADVSITCFKCGGKGCRLCKMSGWIELLGCGMVDPNVFKFVESNGYDAQKISGFAFGMGVERITMLKYGIDDIQLFYQGDVRFLEQFA
- the rplT gene encoding 50S ribosomal protein L20, which gives rise to MPRVKRGTKRRQRRKKILERASGYFLTKSKLYRSAKESVERGLKFAYTGRKQKKRQYRAIWIVRIGAAAKANGISYNMFISGLKKAGVELDRKVLADIAVNDPGSFSVLVETAKKANTKAA
- a CDS encoding metal-dependent hydrolase is translated as MFLGHFGLALAAKTVAPKTSFGTALLATEFADVLWPAFLLLGWERVAIAPGITKMTPLDFISYPWSHSLLMDLIWAAGLAAAYFIARRYQAGTWVVFAGVLSHWALDWASHRPDMPLTPWSPQKYGLGLWNSVAGTVVVELAMFFGGLAIYLGCTKSKDRTGQFALWSFVALLLVIWVGATFGPPPPNLNAIKFSGVALWLTIPWAYWIDRKRESKP
- a CDS encoding PadR family transcriptional regulator; the encoded protein is MSLLSKTSKSEPTEKWEAQLRKGCLDLAILASLWNQRLYGLEILRVLEQNSRLVVAEGTVYPILSRLKEDGLLQSEWVEADAGHPRKYYWLTAAGRQKIVSMAHFWNGFAASLNQLLQPVLDGKDDKGGRS
- a CDS encoding GNAT family N-acetyltransferase: MRWLSAVRKSGKNQETVSPRVQPVLQTERLVIRPFVAADAARLAELAGTRRVADTTVSIPHPYSPEQALDDIHKYNEEFQLGSGAYFAIALREAPQDLIGGALIKSIERPHEQGELGYWIDEAHSGLGYVTEAGHAMLDYAFNLEGLHRVCAYHMVRNAASGNVLARLGMRQEGRLRHMVKKWGEYEDVLLWAILREEFKG
- a CDS encoding winged helix-turn-helix domain-containing protein, which encodes MPHSKTAIGEVELDLGRYELRRLGRRVKLEKKPMELLIFLVGRRERLVSRQDIVAKLWQSDLFVDTERNINNIVRKIRRALGDDPAKPRFLETVVGKGYRFIGPIRVIDAHYPQTDLPGGKRGAASAAEHTVWAADRLSLAVLPLRLAGNSTDDSGLSLGFTDALVTRLGNLPGVDVLPISAVLNVPATAAPAEVAARFGVRFVVHGALQIAKTQSRLWVEMYDAHLQSTCLTRRCELDVNSLFELKDDIAARIAGALNRPLGESAVQIRARYSKDPLAYTQFMQGYRHSSSGDPRLLEEATEHLMNAVARDPGFALAHAVLSLVCAARHFEFDPSRTWLEKAEFHCERSLELDSNLPEGHVAKAFLLWGPSKNFQHLEAIAELKRALALQKNLPHAYNRMGTILAHIGLLDQARTMYEMGSAFDPRKAVSHSIVQAYIWNGDYELAREELHKWRTENPANKYAVYFAPYLAMLNNQWEEAKSLFDEAMALMGEDPLIVSLQGVMHAMQGRSEEALACMSRACANPKSFGHAHHTHYQIACILSLLGRPEAALEWLERSVDTGFACWPFFLKDPCLKNFRSLPQFELLVSSLQGKYPDHLGLL
- a CDS encoding cell division protein ZapA; the protein is MASQANSALPPVKVEIYDQVYSLRGVDAEYVTRLAEFVDAKMRSVADQTSTIDSLRLAVLAALNIADEYHILRKKYELLAGEYLQRADALSGALDEVLDEGRKAG
- a CDS encoding cupin domain-containing protein, translating into MKRSFYLTLALLGLICLLGRQMTMTAKAASESKHAYSPDAMQYGPAPAFVPPGAQLTVLEGDPMASTGDYTVRLKMPDGYKIAPHWHPKRENVTVISGTFKVGMGDSFDEGSMMTFPAGSFAFLDPDMHHFAKASGEVVVQIHGMSPVQFNYVNPQDDPSRKK
- a CDS encoding aminotransferase class I/II-fold pyridoxal phosphate-dependent enzyme, producing MSAAVAATTNFPAGMLTWAEPAREPQPGGPILLNSNENAYGPLPDVLTLPNPFRDANRYPDSSADALVAKLAKMHKVKPEQIVLGCGSTEILKLAAAAFTGPGRKLITANPTFEALWSYAQVTKAEVAKVDLTTTFAHHLAAMAEEAAKNGGLVYICNPNNPTASLTPRRGLENFIRELPKNVYVLMDEAYHDFVTVSGDYISFIDTPMDDDRVIVARTFSKIYGMAGLRMGYAVATPKTAKLLAEQKQQDSVNIFALRCALKSLESEDDHQMAVMRNANDRQEFMLQAAKRKLHVIPSWCNFVMMNTQRPVKTVIDHFVKNNIRIGRPFPPMDTFARISLGTPEQMKAFWAAWDRLPKA
- a CDS encoding phenylalanine--tRNA ligase subunit beta; translation: MRIDPKWLREFVDLKVTETQLADDLTLAGVAVESVKQIDGKMFFEMEIGTNRPDAMCHYGVARECSAIYDLDLKPIAPKLPKAKPAAKPFPIEIQDAEGCKRYTARVIRNVKIAPSPEKILDRLKIDDHGGISNAVDASNYTLMEIGHPTHAFDLDKLEGGKIIVRRARHGESLKTLDGVDRKLEPEDLVIADAVRPVALAGVMGGLDSAISATTKNILIESAWFDPATVRKTARRLGMHTDASHIFERGADWSATLLACDRVAELILATAGGELEGDAVDAVAGHIVRHSLWLRHSEVLRHLGKDIPTDDIRRMFKRLGFAPLKSLAEGVFKGAAFQTKTAEQVEKMREEAKAVAAKLGVKLPEWNLNFEKDLGVELPTWRLDIEREIDLIEEIARIHGYNKFANTLPSFSGGVVELPHAAKEARLRSELLALGYNEAVSPTFISPEEAHAFAQATPVMLANPLSEEQSAMRTSLVPGMLAMLAWNLNRGAEDVRLFETGNVFELKGERANEKKMICLGATGHALESSVHGAGRPYSFFDLKGDVEALLHSFEISALAFTPGAGAYYHPGRCATVTADGQKVATLGQLHQDVAAARKLKQEIYIAEIHLDALFALGLRVARYQPLSKFPAVDRDFSFVFADAMSFEQIQSAAHALNIAEMQSFMPAEIFRGGAVPHGKYSVLLRAQFQSAERTLKDDEVAQWSAQIIRALEAIGGSLRS